In Plodia interpunctella isolate USDA-ARS_2022_Savannah chromosome 17, ilPloInte3.2, whole genome shotgun sequence, one genomic interval encodes:
- the LOC128677335 gene encoding nose resistant to fluoxetine protein 6-like: protein MKILTVIVILLVLKSFKCNVTNRVKDFETTTRFSTNENSAPVDRKEVTERTHKVVKDNKEYVYLENVLFALKHQNWTEEEEPCLNQTLRLIHSLQNFTLWAVWDWDSIASEPLGLLYGNRYQLGNFDECLQPTWAESNPELKTQYCLSEIVLERTDHPVRKRNKSFEKNPEPYASAIDHLMHQVSHSRPINELTWGVCVPAVCSPLSVERLLSTMLSRSHLAAAGMRPRISVNEKCQTAEPMEYDGLFYAFMIMSATLTVICLVCTYINCRNQKSNQETNAIIKAFCVKENGENLLKVNKEGGAEVLYGVRFLTICLIVLDHLVGIQYGGPISNGLYVDGEINSFKAMLLLHDDLFVDTFFFLSGFLLATAVAKSLPNLFIMFLKRYVRLIVAFALVIFYICAVFPYTGSGPLWNRAIEADTGKCKKTWWISLLMLNNYIDTENICLIVSWYIASDFHFFIVTLLIYWIYKHYPKIGITLGVTLFTASMAATSVINYMNNLSPVQLFTYQFVTDIRGNEQFNLTYIKSHTRYPPYLIGFLCGFAFVRLKNSAKRISQPWSIVGCVSGLLVMFCVMADGVSFLWRAYAPAEGALYAAFNRPVWTCGLALVFFCLAFGTVPLVEGFLSWYPWVPLSRLAYGLYLTHTLFITRHIYTTRNSVYHDDLNVVTVGTGVIFWGCASALALWLLAEAPANNLLRFFFAKLKETPKREENENGTQNTSATTISNSSGNLRDNLPTVVCFSKM, encoded by the exons ATGAAGATCCTTACAGTTATAGTGATTTTACTAGTCTTAAAATCctttaaatgtaatgttacaAATAGGGTAAAAGACTTTGAGACTACAACAAGGTTTTCAACTAATGAGAATAGTGCTCCTGTAGACAGGAAAGAAGTGACGGAAAGGACTCATAAAGTTGTGaaagataataaagaatatgtttatttagagAATGTTTTGTTTGCGTTGAAACACCAGAACTGGACGGAGGAGGAGGAGCCATGTCTGAATCAGACGTTGCGCTTGATTCACAGCCTTCAGAACTTCACGCTGTGGGCTGTTTGGG ATTGGGACTCCATAGCATCAGAGCCACTAGGACTTCTATACGGAAACCGTTATCAACTGGGGAACTTCGACGAATGTCTCCAGCCGACCTGGGCGGAATCGAATCCGGAACTGAAGACCCAATACTGCCTCTCTGAGATTGTACTCGAGAGGACCGACCATCCTGTTAGAAAGAGAAATAAGAGTTTCGAGAAAAATCCAGAACCATATGCATCTGCGATCGACCATCTCATG CACCAGGTCAGCCATTCGCGGCCCATAAACGAGTTGACATGGGGAGTGTGTGTGCCAGCCGTCTGCTCCCCGCTCTCAGTGGAGAGATTGCTGTCCACCATGCTGTCCCGCAGCCATCTCGCTGCTGCGGGCATGAGGCCCAGGATATCCGTCAATGAGAAGTGCCAAACGGCCGAGCCGATGGAGTATGACGGACTTTTTTATgcttttat gATCATGAGTGCAACCCTAACTGTTATCTGCTTGGTGTGTACATACATCAATTGTAGAAACCAAAAATCTAATCAagaaa CCAATGCAATAATCAAGGCGTTCTGTGTGAAAGAAAATggtgaaaatttgttaaaagtcAACAAGGAGGGTGGAGCTGAAGTGTTGTATGGCGTTCGCTTCTTGACCATCTGCCTGATAGTGTTGGATCACCTGGTTGGCATCCAGTACGGGGGACCAATAAGCAATGGACTCTATGTAGACGGc gaaaTCAACTCTTTCAAAGCCATGCTATTGCTTCATGACGACCTGTTCGTGGACACCTTCTTCTTCCTGTCGGGGTTCCTGCTGGCCACCGCAGTGGCCAAAAGCCTCCCGAATCTCTTTATCATGTTTCTCAAAAGATATGTCAG attaatAGTAGCATTCGCGCtggtaatattttacatctgCGCTGTATTCCCGTACACTGGCTCTGGTCCTCTCTGGAACAGGGCCATAGAAGCAGACACGGGCAAATGCAAGAAGACGTGGTGGATCAGTTTGCTGATGCTCAACAACTATATCGACactgaaaatatt tgCCTGATCGTGTCCTGGTACATCGCCAGTGACTTCCACTTCTTCATTGTTACTCTGCTGATCTACTGGATCTACAAACACTACCCTAAAATCGGCATCACCTTGGGTGTAACACTGTTCACAGCATCTATGGCAGCGACCAGTGTCATCAATTACATGAACAATTTATCACCAGTACAACTTTTTACATACCA ATTCGTAACTGACATCCGCGGCAACGAGCAGTTCAACTTGACGTACATCAAGAGCCACACCCGCTACCCCCCGTACCTCATAGGATTCCTGTGTGGCTTCGCCTTCGTGCGGCTCAAGAACTCTGCTAAGAGAATATCTCAG CCGTGGTCCATAGTGGGTTGCGTGTCGGGCCTGTTGGTGATGTTCTGCGTGATGGCGGACGGCGTGTCGTTCCTGTGGCGCGCGTACGCGCCGGCCGAAGGCGCGCTGTACGCCGCCTTCAACCGGCCCGTGTGGACATGCGGCCTGGCGCTCGTGTTCTTCTGTCTCGCCTTCGGAACAGTTC CACTAGTGGAAGGCTTTCTCTCGTGGTACCCGTGGGTCCCGCTCAGCCGGCTGGCGTACGGTCTCTACCTCACACATACTCTCTTCATAACGAGACACATCTACACCACTCGCAACTCTGTGTACCATGATGACCTGAATGTG GTGACGGTGGGTACCGGCGTCATCTTTTGGGGCTGTGCGAGCGCACTGGCGCTGTGGCTGCTGGCCGAGGCGCCCGCCAACAACCTCTTGCGGTTCTTCTTTGCTAA attGAAGGAAACTCCTAAAAgagaagaaaatgaaaatggcACACAAAATACTAGTGCTACCACAATATCAAACAGCTCGGGAAATCTTCGGGACAACCTGCCAACCGTCGTATGTTTTTCAAAGATGTGA